In the Chryseobacterium sp. MYb264 genome, one interval contains:
- a CDS encoding DUF1684 domain-containing protein has product MKKYILLLILFPLFALSQKMVSKDIVEIKKFQDELDEEYRNPKETPLRGDNFTNFKGHPFFPFDLKYKVTASFTKTKDAKPFDLPTSSGKTKSYREYGKATFELDGKSYTLTLYQSLDLIKQKKYKNYLFLPFRDATNEKETYGGGKYMDLTIPKGNTIVLDFNKSYQPFCAYNAYDYNCPIVPEENKLPVEIRAGVMYDDIYHH; this is encoded by the coding sequence ATGAAGAAATATATTTTGCTGCTTATACTTTTCCCTTTGTTTGCCTTGTCTCAGAAAATGGTGTCTAAAGACATTGTGGAAATCAAAAAATTTCAGGACGAACTTGATGAAGAATATCGTAATCCTAAGGAAACACCTTTAAGAGGCGATAATTTTACCAATTTTAAAGGACATCCTTTCTTTCCTTTCGATCTGAAATATAAAGTAACCGCATCATTTACCAAAACAAAAGATGCGAAACCTTTTGACCTTCCCACTTCATCAGGAAAAACAAAATCTTATAGAGAATATGGCAAGGCAACTTTCGAATTAGACGGAAAATCATATACTTTAACCTTATATCAAAGTTTAGATTTAATTAAACAGAAGAAATATAAGAATTATTTATTTCTCCCTTTCCGTGATGCAACCAACGAAAAAGAAACCTATGGCGGCGGGAAATATATGGATTTAACCATTCCGAAAGGAAATACAATCGTGCTGGACTTCAACAAATCCTATCAGCCTTTCTGTGCGTACAATGCGTATGATTACAACTGCCCGATCGTTCCTGAAGAAAACAAACTTCCCGTAGAAATTCGCGCAGGAGTAATGTATGACGATATTTATCATCATTAA
- the mqo gene encoding malate dehydrogenase (quinone), which yields MSQTLISRTPKPKYDVVLIGGGIMSATLATLLHEFDPDLEIAIFERLGRFAKESTAAWNNAGTGHSAFCELNYTPEQPDGSINISKAESIAEQFEISKQFWAYLVDKGYVDTPKDFINSCAHMSLVFGEKDAEYLKKRHDKLSESVLFKGMEFSTDHDKLREWIPLVMSKRNKSEVLAATKMDMGTDVNFGSLTRKMGRHLMLGSNVDIFLYHEVKDINPRSDGKWEMKVKDRIKNHKQEVVADFVFIGAGGYALPLLDSSDIKESEGYGGFPVSGQWLVTHNQELVEKHQAKVYTQATVDAPPMSVPHLDLRIIDGKKALLFGPFAGFSTKFLKEGSYLDLPESVNTKNLRSLFGAWWHNLPLTKYLIQQVAMNKAQRIQHLREFIKDAKEEDWELKVAGQRVQIIKKDDQLGGKLEFGTEVVVNKAGTIASLLGASPGASTAVHAMLNVLEKCFPEKMEGAWKDKLLEMVPSYGQKLAQNPDLTEKLRDYSKEKLELDY from the coding sequence ATGTCACAAACGCTTATTAGCAGAACACCGAAGCCAAAATATGACGTTGTCCTGATAGGTGGCGGAATTATGAGTGCCACTTTAGCAACTTTGCTTCATGAATTTGATCCCGATCTGGAAATTGCCATTTTTGAAAGGCTGGGAAGATTCGCCAAAGAAAGTACAGCCGCCTGGAATAATGCGGGAACAGGACATTCTGCTTTTTGTGAACTAAATTATACCCCTGAGCAGCCCGATGGAAGCATCAATATTTCAAAAGCTGAAAGTATTGCGGAACAATTTGAAATTTCCAAGCAGTTCTGGGCTTATCTTGTGGATAAAGGCTATGTAGATACCCCGAAAGACTTCATCAATTCTTGCGCCCATATGAGTTTGGTATTTGGTGAAAAAGATGCCGAATATCTGAAGAAGCGTCATGATAAATTATCAGAGTCGGTTCTGTTTAAAGGAATGGAATTCTCTACCGATCATGACAAACTCAGGGAGTGGATTCCTTTGGTAATGAGCAAAAGAAATAAATCTGAAGTGCTTGCTGCTACAAAAATGGATATGGGAACCGACGTTAATTTCGGGAGCTTAACAAGAAAAATGGGGCGACATCTGATGTTAGGTTCTAATGTTGACATCTTCCTTTATCATGAAGTGAAAGACATTAACCCACGTAGTGACGGAAAATGGGAGATGAAGGTGAAAGACAGAATCAAAAATCACAAACAGGAAGTGGTTGCGGATTTTGTGTTCATCGGAGCCGGAGGCTATGCGTTGCCGTTATTAGACAGCTCAGATATCAAGGAAAGTGAAGGGTATGGAGGTTTCCCTGTTTCAGGACAGTGGCTGGTGACTCACAATCAGGAGTTAGTAGAGAAGCATCAGGCAAAAGTGTATACCCAGGCTACTGTGGATGCGCCGCCAATGTCTGTTCCTCACTTGGATTTAAGAATAATTGATGGTAAAAAAGCCCTTCTCTTCGGACCTTTCGCAGGGTTCTCTACTAAATTTTTAAAAGAAGGAAGCTATCTGGATTTACCTGAAAGTGTGAACACCAAAAATCTAAGATCTCTTTTTGGAGCATGGTGGCATAATTTACCATTAACCAAATATCTGATTCAGCAGGTAGCGATGAATAAAGCACAGAGAATTCAGCATTTAAGAGAATTTATTAAAGATGCTAAAGAAGAAGATTGGGAATTAAAAGTTGCCGGACAAAGAGTTCAGATCATTAAAAAAGATGATCAGCTGGGTGGAAAGCTTGAATTCGGAACTGAAGTTGTTGTGAATAAAGCTGGTACCATAGCTTCTTTGTTAGGAGCTTCTCCTGGCGCTTCAACCGCTGTTCATGCCATGCTGAATGTTCTTGAGAAATGCTTTCCTGAAAAGATGGAAGGTGCATGGAAAGATAAATTATTGGAGATGGTTCCTTCCTACGGACAGAAATTAGCCCAGAATCCGGATCTTACGGAAAAATTAAGAGATTATTCCAAAGAAAAATTGGAACTGGATTATTAA
- a CDS encoding glucose 1-dehydrogenase, with protein MEISLHNQVAVVTGASSGIGSGIAKSLASAGATVIVNHSSERSTEEAKAVLKEITDAGGNGITYQCDVSKEDQVVKMFQEVVSQLGTIDILINNAGVQKDAKFTEMTLDQWNTVIGINLTGQFLCAREAIKEFLRRGIDTSRSLACGKIIHISSVHEIIPWAGHANYASSKGAIRMLMQTLAQEYGADKIRVNSICPGAIQTPINKDAWSTPEALNSLLNLIPYNRIGQPEDIGNLAAFIASDLADYITGTSIFVDGGMTTFESFSTGG; from the coding sequence ATGGAAATATCACTTCATAATCAGGTAGCTGTGGTAACAGGAGCTTCCAGCGGTATAGGTTCAGGAATTGCAAAATCACTGGCTTCGGCCGGAGCCACAGTCATTGTCAATCATTCATCCGAGCGGTCTACTGAAGAAGCAAAAGCTGTTTTAAAAGAAATTACCGATGCCGGTGGAAATGGAATCACTTACCAATGCGATGTTTCCAAAGAAGATCAGGTCGTAAAAATGTTTCAGGAGGTGGTTTCCCAATTGGGGACGATAGATATTCTCATCAACAATGCCGGGGTTCAGAAAGATGCAAAATTCACCGAAATGACCCTCGATCAATGGAATACCGTTATCGGGATCAATCTCACCGGTCAGTTTTTATGCGCCAGAGAAGCCATCAAAGAATTTCTTCGCCGCGGAATAGATACTTCACGTTCCCTTGCCTGCGGAAAGATCATCCACATCAGTTCGGTTCACGAGATTATTCCCTGGGCGGGTCACGCCAATTATGCATCAAGCAAAGGGGCGATCCGGATGTTGATGCAAACTTTGGCTCAGGAATACGGAGCAGATAAGATCAGGGTCAATTCAATATGTCCGGGAGCTATTCAAACACCGATCAATAAAGATGCCTGGAGTACACCGGAAGCTTTAAACTCATTATTAAATTTAATTCCCTACAACAGAATTGGTCAACCGGAAGACATCGGCAATTTAGCCGCTTTCATTGCAAGCGATCTGGCAGATTATATCACAGGAACCAGTATTTTCGTGGATGGCGGGATGACGACTTTTGAAAGTTTTTCAACGGGAGGTTAG
- a CDS encoding helix-turn-helix domain-containing protein, which produces MNPSQYSKIENGKVDPQSSSIEKIANALAVNLADMLNSDDVFSDIDSLNKSIVEKVQLIEQLDEKQKKSSFNIIDMAKLKKKRLSKKFGQPLFLFI; this is translated from the coding sequence ATGAACCCAAGCCAATACTCTAAAATTGAGAACGGAAAAGTAGATCCTCAATCTTCTTCTATAGAAAAAATTGCAAATGCTTTAGCTGTTAATCTTGCAGATATGCTAAACTCGGATGATGTGTTTTCTGATATTGATTCTCTGAATAAATCTATAGTAGAAAAAGTACAACTCATAGAACAGCTGGACGAAAAACAAAAAAAGTCCAGCTTTAATATTATCGATATGGCTAAACTAAAAAAAAAGAGGCTGTCCAAAAAGTTTGGACAGCCTCTTTTTTTATTTATTTAA
- a CDS encoding GNAT family N-acetyltransferase — MVHLQFFRPEDLHDVSYSLNELQLQYTSTAEFALNRISERNTGLEFAVTIFDNNKQAGFFTLDFGEDKLDLTDNQNSTLLRSLSINPEMQGKGIGKSAMIQVDDFVQKNFKDCEEIVLAVNQNNISAYELYLKVGYQYEGKTRIGRSGPQYLMFKKL; from the coding sequence ATGGTTCATTTACAGTTTTTCAGACCCGAAGATTTGCATGACGTTAGTTATTCGTTGAATGAACTTCAGCTCCAATATACTTCTACCGCCGAATTTGCATTAAATCGGATTTCCGAAAGAAATACAGGTTTAGAATTTGCCGTTACGATTTTCGATAACAATAAACAGGCTGGTTTTTTTACGCTTGATTTTGGTGAGGATAAATTAGACCTTACGGATAATCAAAACTCAACATTATTGCGCTCTCTTTCCATAAACCCTGAAATGCAGGGTAAAGGAATCGGAAAAAGTGCAATGATTCAGGTGGATGATTTTGTGCAAAAAAACTTTAAAGATTGTGAGGAAATCGTTCTTGCTGTTAATCAAAATAATATTTCCGCTTACGAATTATACCTAAAAGTAGGTTATCAATACGAAGGAAAAACCCGCATCGGAAGAAGCGGACCACAATATTTAATGTTCAAAAAACTTTAA